DNA from Verrucomicrobiia bacterium:
CATTCATGAACACCCCAACGGAGGCGGTGTAACCATGAAGGTAGTTGCGGGAGCCAACGGGGCCAATTTCGCCGTTGCAGAAGAAGCCGGAAACGCCGAGCGGCCCGAGGTATTTCTGGACCAGGTTGGCATCGTGGTCCGGGGCGCCGAACAGCCCCATGCCGCGGCCGTTGCAGGCAAACAAACAGCCGCCATAGAAAGTGTGGCCGCGCCACTTTTCCTGGGCCTGGGTGAGCAGGGTTACCATGTCTTCGGTGGCGGCCTCGGCGTCGCGGCGCTGAAATTGAATGGTCTGGCCGGTGCGCGGCCAGGCGCCCACCGCCAGCGCGCCGGAATTGGGATCGCCACCGAGCAGGTTGCGGATGAGGAAATCCCCCCGCTGGAATTGCTCCACATATTCGCTCATGGCCAGGCCGATGAATAAATTGCCGCGGGCCTTGCGCTGCTCTTCAAGGTCCAGGGAGTGGAAGGTGTCCAGCAGGACTTTGTAGGCGGGGCGGTTGCCGATTTGCCGGATGAAATTGCGCTCGCTTTGGGTGATGGTCCACGGCTCGCCGATGGGGGTGCAGCCCTGGGAGACCACCGCCCCCAGGCGCACGGCGCTGCCCACGGAGATCACCACGGCGCCATCATCAAACGCCTGGTGGTTCAAGTAAACCTGCGTGCTGCGCAGGGAGGGCGTGCCGCTGGCCAGGCCGCCAACCATGGGCAGGGCGGGGTAGGCCTCATTCCATTGTTTGAGCCAGGTTTCGGCGTCGAACGTGTAAGGATCAGCAAAGACCAGCCAGCCATTGGTCTGCTCGCAGCCGATGCCGGTTTCCGCATACCAGTAGGAGCGGTTGGCGGCTTCAAGGACCTGCGCCTGGGTCAGGTGAAATGCCCGCAGTTGGGCCTCCGGGAGGTGGTACAATCCCAGCACGGCGCCGGGGGTGTCTTCGAATTCACGGGCGCCGGCGATCAGTCCCATGCCGCTGCAACCGGCCAGCAGCGGCACGCGGGCATGGACCTGGATGATTTCCAGGGCTTCGGCCGCGTGCTCGGCCCAGTCCGGGCTGAAAAACACCAGGCCCAGCGAGGGCGGGCGGCGCAGTTGCTGGCGCAGCTCTTCCGCCCACGCGGCCAGGCGGAGCTCTTCGTAGCGCCCCGGAAAGAAGGCCGCCATGGAAAACTCATTACGCACGCTCCAAGATAATCCGTGGCGGGCGGAGGGGCAAATGGGGAGGTGCATCTTCCCTGGCGCCGGGGGATGGGCGGGGGCCGAGGGGGGGGTGTCCTCCAAACATGTGACATTGCCACGCGTGGTGGCCGTGATAAATTGGCCGGCATGAAACGCAATTGCTTTCGCTATGTCCTGGGTGGAGTGGCGCTGTTGGGCGCCCTGTTGCTGAGCTGGCCGACGCTGGCGGCCGCGGCGTCGGGCACGATTACCGTGGCGGTGGACCGGCCCGGCCCGGCTTCCAGCCCAATGCTGTGGGGCATCTTTTTTGAGGACATCAATCACTCGACGGACGGCGGCATCTACGCCGAGCTGGTGCGCAATCGCAACTTTGAGGACGGCGACAAGCCGGACTATTGGAGCGTGGTGCGGAGCGGGACGGCGCAGGTGGAGATCAGCGTGGATCGGAGCCAGCCGCTGAGCGCCAAGAATCCGCGGGCGTTGAAAGTGGAGATCCGCGACGGGGGCAGCGGCCGGGTGGGGGTGGCCAACGGCGGTTACTGGGGCATGAACATCCGCAAGGGCGAAACTTATGAGCTGACGCTCTTTGCCCGCGCGGCGGCGGGTTTTGCGGGGCCGCTGATGGTGACGCTGGAGAGCGAGGACCGCGAGGTGTATGCCGAGGGGCGGATTGCGCGGATTGAGGGCGCCTGGAAGAAATACGCGGTGAGTCTGACGGCGCGGGGGACGGATCCCCATGCGCGGCTGGTAATCAGCACCACGCGGGCGGGCACGTTCTGGCTCGACATGGTTTCGCTCTTTCCAAAAAAGACCTTCAAGAACCGCCCGAACGGGCTGCGGCCGGATCTGGCGCAAATGCTGGTGGATTTGAAACCGTCGTTCAACCGGTTTCCGGGCGGCTGCTGGGTGGAGGGGGACACCATGGCCCAGGCCTACCGGTGGAAGGAGACCATTGGTGATGTGGCCGAGCGGCGGACCCAGTGGAATTTGTGGGGGTATCACGCCACGCACGGGATCGGCTACCACGAATACCTGCAAATGTGCGAGGACATCGGGGCGGAGCCATTGTTTGTCATCAACTGCGGCATGAGCCATCGTGAGAACGTGCCGATGGACAAGATGGACGAGTACGTGCAGGACGCGCTGGACGCCATCGAGTATGCCAACGGGCCGGTGACCAGCAAGTGGGGGGCGTTGCGGGCGAAGCACGGGCATCCGGCGCCGTTTAATTTGAAATACATGCAAATTGGCAATGAAAACGGCGGCCCGGCGTATGCGGAGCGTTACCGCCTGATGTACAACGCCATCAAGGCCAAGTACCCTTATATGACCCTCATCGCCAATGACTGGGGCGGTCCGCCCAAGAACGTGCCGCTGGAAATTGTGGACGAGCACTATTACAACAACCCGGAATTTTTCATGGTGCAATCCACCCGGTATGACAAATACCCGCGCACGGGCTTCAAGGTGTTTGTGGGCGAGTATGCGGTCACCCAGGGCGGCGGACAGGGGAATCTGCGGGCGGCGGTGGGCGAGGCGGCCTTCATGACCGGGCTGGAGCGCAACTCGGACATTGTGGTCATGGCGTCTTACGCGCCGCTGTTTGTGCATGTGAATCACCGGCGCTGGAATCCGGACCTCATCAACTTTGACAGCTCGCGGGCCTACGGCATTCCGTCGTACTACGTGCAGAAGATGTTCAGTGAAAACCGCGGCGAGACCATTTTGCCGATCACGGTGGAATCGCCCAACGCCACCACGCGCACGCAGGGCGGGGCCATCGGGGTGGGCACGTGGCTGACGCAGGCGGAGTTCAAGGACATCAAGGTCACCCGCGGCAACGAGGTGCTGTATGAGTTTGATCCGGCCAAAGGCACGCAGCCATGGCGGCTGCTGGGCAACGGCAACTGGAGCATCCAGGACGGCGCCCTGCGCCAGATGAGCCGCGCCGAGAATGTGCGGGCGATCATCGGCGACAAGCAGTGGACGGAGTACACCCTGACGCTCAAGGCGCGAAAAATCAGCGGCGATGAGGGATTCCTAATCCTCTTTAATGTGCAGGACGAAAACGCCAAGTCGTGGTGGAATCTGGGCGGGTGGGGCAACCGCCGCCATGCCATCGAAATGGGGGGGGTCATTGGGCGCGAAGTGGAGGGGCGCATCGAGACCGGCCGGTGGTATGACATCCGCATTGAATCCGGGGCCAAGGGGGTGAAATGTTATCTGGACGGGCAACTGGTGCATGACTCGGAATATCCGACACTGAAGGCGCTTTATGCCTCGGCCACACGGGCGCGGGATGAGGTGATCCTGAAGGTGGTCAATGCCAGTTATGATCCGGTGACCACCACCTTTGCGTTGCAGGGCGTCAATCGCGTGGCTGGGCCGGCCCGGATGATTGTGCTCACCAGCGAAAAGGCCACGGACGAAAACAGCCTGGATCATCCGCTGAAAGTGGCGCCCAAGAGCAGCACGGTGAATCTGCCGGGGCCGCGCTTTGAGCAGACGCTGGCTCCCAACTCGGTGAACGTGCTGCGGGTGCGGGTGCAATAAGCCGGTGGGGCGGGTGAACGGCCTCAACCGCGCCGGTGGCGAGGTGAGGCCGGAGGCCGCGCTGTTGATCAGCGGCCTTGATCCCTGCCGCCCAGCGTGATCTGCCCCTGCAGCAGCAGGCGCCCGCCGGCCGATACTTCTGTTTCCGCCTGGATGAGGCCGCCCAGGCGGCCGGTGATGCGGGCGGTGAGCTGGAGCGTTTCGCCGGGCCGGGCGGTGTCCCATATTTTGATGTGCCGGAGGGCGGTGAGTTTCAAATCTTCGAGGGGCGCCTGCCCGGGGGCCGTTTGCGCCACCACGCCGGCGAGTTGCGCCGCGGCTTCCACCAGCAAGACGCCGGGAAACAGGGGCAGGCCGGGGAAATGACCGCGCAGAAACGGCTCGTCGCCGCGCACGTGGTACTCGCCCGCGCCGCGCACGCCTGGCTCCAGTGCGGTGAGCCGGTCCACAAACCGGAATTCAGGCCCGTGGGGGAGGCGGGCCAGCGCCTCGGCCAGGCATGGTTTGGATTCAAGCGGAGTGGGCATGCGGAGCGTGTCTCGCGGTGGATGCGTTACAAAGGGCCTCGTGTGACGCCCAGTTCATTGAGCAGGCGCAGCTCCTGCCAGAGGCGGGCTGCGGTGATTTCGCCCCGTTCGAGCTGCTGGTAGCGTTCGAGGGTGCGGCCCACCAGCTCCGGCGATTCATGGACAAACTCGAGCCGGAAACGGCGCGTCCCCGCCTGCACCAGTTGGGGCAGGGCTTCGGCGCCGGTTTGGGCGCGGGCGTTATAGACGGTGTTGCGGCAGCCGGCATCGGCCCGCAACGGATGCTCGGCGCCCACGCGATCGCGCAGCTTCACGTCGTGCTTTTCGCAGGGGCGGCCGCAATTGGTGAAGTCGGTGCCCGAGGAAAGGAAGGCGCAAAACACGCAATGCTCCATGTGGAACATGGGCATGTGATGGTGCAGGGTGATTTCAAACCAGGCGGGCGGCGCGGCGCGCAGCAAATCGAGCAGTTGCGCCACATTCAGATCGTAGGAGGCCGTCACCCGCTCCAGCGGGTAGTGCGTCAGGAAATATTCCGCGCTCAGGGGGTTGGCGATGTTCAGGGAGTAGTCGCCGATGCACCGGCAGCCGGCGAAAAATTCCAGATGATCGTAATTGCGCACCAGGTAGCCGTCCGCCCCGCTGTCCCGGACCTGCCGCAAGATCCAAGTTTCGCCGGGCTTGGTGATGCGCGGGGGCGCCACGAAAATCTGGCGTGAGTGTCCCGCCGGCGTGGGGCCGGCCGCGCGGACGCGGCGTACCGCCTCGGCGTACTGCCGGGGATCATCCAGCTCGCAATAAAGGGTGGCCACGTCGCGTTGCAGCACGCTCTCCAGTTGGGCCAGCGAGCGGACCAGCACAATCCACTCCACTTGGTCCGGGGTGGCGATG
Protein-coding regions in this window:
- a CDS encoding carbohydrate binding domain-containing protein: MKRNCFRYVLGGVALLGALLLSWPTLAAAASGTITVAVDRPGPASSPMLWGIFFEDINHSTDGGIYAELVRNRNFEDGDKPDYWSVVRSGTAQVEISVDRSQPLSAKNPRALKVEIRDGGSGRVGVANGGYWGMNIRKGETYELTLFARAAAGFAGPLMVTLESEDREVYAEGRIARIEGAWKKYAVSLTARGTDPHARLVISTTRAGTFWLDMVSLFPKKTFKNRPNGLRPDLAQMLVDLKPSFNRFPGGCWVEGDTMAQAYRWKETIGDVAERRTQWNLWGYHATHGIGYHEYLQMCEDIGAEPLFVINCGMSHRENVPMDKMDEYVQDALDAIEYANGPVTSKWGALRAKHGHPAPFNLKYMQIGNENGGPAYAERYRLMYNAIKAKYPYMTLIANDWGGPPKNVPLEIVDEHYYNNPEFFMVQSTRYDKYPRTGFKVFVGEYAVTQGGGQGNLRAAVGEAAFMTGLERNSDIVVMASYAPLFVHVNHRRWNPDLINFDSSRAYGIPSYYVQKMFSENRGETILPITVESPNATTRTQGGAIGVGTWLTQAEFKDIKVTRGNEVLYEFDPAKGTQPWRLLGNGNWSIQDGALRQMSRAENVRAIIGDKQWTEYTLTLKARKISGDEGFLILFNVQDENAKSWWNLGGWGNRRHAIEMGGVIGREVEGRIETGRWYDIRIESGAKGVKCYLDGQLVHDSEYPTLKALYASATRARDEVILKVVNASYDPVTTTFALQGVNRVAGPARMIVLTSEKATDENSLDHPLKVAPKSSTVNLPGPRFEQTLAPNSVNVLRVRVQ
- a CDS encoding beta-hydroxyacyl-ACP dehydratase; amino-acid sequence: MPTPLESKPCLAEALARLPHGPEFRFVDRLTALEPGVRGAGEYHVRGDEPFLRGHFPGLPLFPGVLLVEAAAQLAGVVAQTAPGQAPLEDLKLTALRHIKIWDTARPGETLQLTARITGRLGGLIQAETEVSAGGRLLLQGQITLGGRDQGR
- a CDS encoding FIST C-terminal domain-containing protein translates to MRNEFSMAAFFPGRYEELRLAAWAEELRQQLRRPPSLGLVFFSPDWAEHAAEALEIIQVHARVPLLAGCSGMGLIAGAREFEDTPGAVLGLYHLPEAQLRAFHLTQAQVLEAANRSYWYAETGIGCEQTNGWLVFADPYTFDAETWLKQWNEAYPALPMVGGLASGTPSLRSTQVYLNHQAFDDGAVVISVGSAVRLGAVVSQGCTPIGEPWTITQSERNFIRQIGNRPAYKVLLDTFHSLDLEEQRKARGNLFIGLAMSEYVEQFQRGDFLIRNLLGGDPNSGALAVGAWPRTGQTIQFQRRDAEAATEDMVTLLTQAQEKWRGHTFYGGCLFACNGRGMGLFGAPDHDANLVQKYLGPLGVSGFFCNGEIGPVGSRNYLHGYTASVGVFMNVI